The Halobacterium hubeiense genome contains the following window.
GCGGATGCGCTCGCTGGCGTCCACGAGTTCCTCGGTGAGACCGCGGACCGTCGCCTCCAGTTCTTCGACGCGCTGTTCGAGTTCCTCGACGTCGGTGTCGTCAGTCATACGTTCTGGACGGGGCGCGAGACGGATAAGTATAGGTCGGACGCGCGTCAGACATCTCCGAGTCAGTACCGCGGGCCCGCCCCCGTGGCCCCTTCGTTAGTCCTAAGCGGCCGCCCCTCGAATCGTGGCGCAATGAGTACGCAGGCCGCCACGGAGGACCTCGCCGCGGTCATCGGGCTGGAGGTCCACGTGCAACTGGAAACGGACACCAAGATCTTCTGTGGGTGTTCGACCGACACCGGCGACGCGGAGCCGAACACGCACACGTGTCCGGTGTGTCTCGGGCTGCCGGGTGCGCTCCCCGTGCTGAACGAGGGCGCCGTCGAGGCCGCCGTGAAACTCGGGAAGGCAATCGACGCTGACATCCCCGAGCGAACCCGCTTCCACCGGAAGAACTACTTCTACCCCGACCTGCCGAAGGGGTTCCAGATTACGCAGTACGACGCCCCCATCTGCCAGGACGGCGAGCTCGCGGTGGCCGTCGAGGACGAGCGCCGCGAAATCGGCATCGAGCGCGCGCACTTAGAGGAGGACCCGGGGAGCCTCCAGCACGTCGGCGGCAGCATCGACACCGCCGACTACACGCTCGTGGACTACAACCGCGCGGGCACGCCGCTGATGGAGATCGTCACGGAGCCGGACTTCCGGAGCGCCGACGAGACGCGCGCGTTCCTCGCGAAGCTCACCGACGTCCTCGAATATCTGGGTATCTTCGACGCGGAGCGGGACGGCAGCCTGCGCGTGGACGCCAACATCTCGATGGTCGAGGCCGCCGAACTGGAGGGCGGCATCAGCGACGAGGCGCTGGAAGCCGCGAACCGTACCGAGGTGAAGAACATCTCCAGCCACCGCGCCGCCGAGAAGGCGCTCTCCTACGAGATTACGCGCCAGCGCAACCAGATTCAGCGCGGCCGCGAGGTCGAACAGGAGACCCGCCACTGGGACGAGTCCCGGGGCATCACGGTGTCGATGCGCTCGAAGGAGGAGGAGAAGGACTACCGCTACTTCCGGGAGGCGGACATCCCGCCGCTGGAGGTCTCGGACTGGAAGGAGGAGATTCCGATTCCGGAGCTGCCGGACGCGCGCCGCGAGCGGTTCCGCGAGGAGTACGACCTCGGCGCCGAGACCGCCTCCAAGCTCACGTCCCGGAAGGCCGTCGCGGACCTCTTCGAGGAGCTCGCGGAGGAGTACGACCCCGGGCTGGCGGCGACGTGGGTGGCGGACAACGTGCTCGGCGAACTCAACTACCGCGGGCTCGAGGTCGGGGACATCACCGACCGCATCGACGAGTTCGCGCGCCTCGTGGAGCTCGTCGCCGAGGACGAGATCACGGCGAAGAACGCCGAGGAGGTCGTGCTCCGGGAGATGCTCGACGAGGGCCGCGAGCCCGACGAAATCGTCGAGGCGGAGGACCTCGGGAAGACCACGGGCGGCGAGGTCGAGGCCGCGGTCGCGGAGGCCATCGAGGAGAACCCCGACGCCGTCGAAGACTACCACGCCGGCGAGGGCGGCGCGCTGAACTTCCTCGTCGGGCAGGTGATGGGGAAGACCGGCGGGAGCGCCGACCCCGGGCAGGTGAACGAACTGCTGCGCGAGCAACTGGAGTAGCGACGCGCGCTGTCGGCACCGACACGGCTTTCCTCTCGCTTCCGTCACTCCCGGTATGAGCTACGAACTCCGCGAGGAACTCCCGACGCCCGAGCGCTTCCGGGAACTCCGCGCGGCCGCCGGGAT
Protein-coding sequences here:
- the gatB gene encoding Asp-tRNA(Asn)/Glu-tRNA(Gln) amidotransferase subunit GatB, whose protein sequence is MSTQAATEDLAAVIGLEVHVQLETDTKIFCGCSTDTGDAEPNTHTCPVCLGLPGALPVLNEGAVEAAVKLGKAIDADIPERTRFHRKNYFYPDLPKGFQITQYDAPICQDGELAVAVEDERREIGIERAHLEEDPGSLQHVGGSIDTADYTLVDYNRAGTPLMEIVTEPDFRSADETRAFLAKLTDVLEYLGIFDAERDGSLRVDANISMVEAAELEGGISDEALEAANRTEVKNISSHRAAEKALSYEITRQRNQIQRGREVEQETRHWDESRGITVSMRSKEEEKDYRYFREADIPPLEVSDWKEEIPIPELPDARRERFREEYDLGAETASKLTSRKAVADLFEELAEEYDPGLAATWVADNVLGELNYRGLEVGDITDRIDEFARLVELVAEDEITAKNAEEVVLREMLDEGREPDEIVEAEDLGKTTGGEVEAAVAEAIEENPDAVEDYHAGEGGALNFLVGQVMGKTGGSADPGQVNELLREQLE